The Microbacterium sp. SORGH_AS_0428 genome contains the following window.
ACAGGGCGCCCCGCGAGGTGGTGTCGCAGGATCGCCTGGCGCGCCTCGGCGTCCGGCGGCAGGACGAGCAGCGTGCGGTCGAGCCTGCCCGGGCGGCGAAGCGCCGGGTCCACATCCCACGGCTGGTTGGTCGCGGCGAGCACGAACACGCCTTCGTTGTCGTTTCCGAGACCGTCCAGCTCTTCCAGGAGCGAGACGACGACCCCGCGCATCCCGCTCTGGCGGGCGAGAGATCGGCGCTGTCCGATCGCATCGATTTCGTCGATGAAGAGCACGGTGGGCGCCTGCCTGCGGGCGAGCCGGAACAGCTCCCGCACGTTGCGCTCGCTGTCGCCCATGAACTGACCGAGGATGTCGCTGAGCCCGACGCTCACGAACGCGGCGCCGAGCTCGCCGGCCACGGCGCGGGCCAGGAACGTCTTTCCGCAGCCCGGTGGGCCGTACATCAGAAGCCCGCCGCGCAGGCTCTTGCCGTACAGGGCGCGCAGTTCGGGGTTGCGCAGCGGGGCCAGGAAGGCGGACTCGAGGCGCTCCTTGACCTCCCGCATCCCCCCGACGTCGGACAGCGTCACCGTCGGCCGCTGCACGTCGTGCTCGTCGAATGCGGGTGCGCCGTCGCCGACGAACATCGGCTGGGCGATGTGGTCGAGCTCGGCCTCCGCCGCCGACCAGTCGAATCCGGTGCCGCTCGTCGTCGGGATCCGGGCCTGCGAGTCGGATGCGGCGGA
Protein-coding sequences here:
- a CDS encoding ATP-binding protein, which translates into the protein MEDPVIDALARAVAAAPADAELRLHLATVLLDRGHTERALAEASTVLAADPGNARAREMLARILQTPAAPEATAPVSAASDSQARIPTTSGTGFDWSAAEAELDHIAQPMFVGDGAPAFDEHDVQRPTVTLSDVGGMREVKERLESAFLAPLRNPELRALYGKSLRGGLLMYGPPGCGKTFLARAVAGELGAAFVSVGLSDILGQFMGDSERNVRELFRLARRQAPTVLFIDEIDAIGQRRSLARQSGMRGVVVSLLEELDGLGNDNEGVFVLAATNQPWDVDPALRRPGRLDRTLLVLPPDAEARQAILRHHLAGRPVEGVDLASLAAGTEGFSGADLAYVCELASENALLESSRSGVPRLIGMSDLRQSVAQITPSTGPWLESARNVVRFGEDDGTFAQLREYLRQSGRR